DNA from Synergistaceae bacterium:
TTACTCCGGAAAATAAAGAGATAATGAGACAGAACAGCTTGGTCGTCTACATAAAAAGAGACCTTAAAGAACTGGCTACGATTGGCCGTCCAATTTCTATTGCGAATGGAGTTGAAGAGCTCTATGAAATGAGAGCTCCGTTTTACGAGAGTTGGCAAGATATATCTGTAGAAAACAGCGATCCTCATCTTGCCGCGCAGAAAATAGTAGAGGAGCTTAATTTATGAAAATAATTGTGATAAATGGACCAAATTTGAACATGTTGGGAGTAAGAGAGCCGGAGATTTATGGCTCCCAAAGTTTGCAAGATTTGAATGAATATATACGAAGCTTTTCTGTTTCAAAAAACATAGAAGTGGATTTTTTTCAATCAAATCATGAGGGGAATATCATAGATGTTATACAGGAGTCTATGGGTAAATATGAGGCTATAATCATAAATCCTGCAGCATA
Protein-coding regions in this window:
- the aroQ gene encoding type II 3-dehydroquinate dehydratase, with protein sequence MKIIVINGPNLNMLGVREPEIYGSQSLQDLNEYIRSFSVSKNIEVDFFQSNHEGNIIDVIQESMGKYEAIIINPAAYTHTSIAIADAIRAVGLPTVEVHLSDVNSREEYRKTSYISEHCVATVSGKGFNSYIDAIEIILSKLK